In Dromaius novaehollandiae isolate bDroNov1 chromosome 3, bDroNov1.hap1, whole genome shotgun sequence, the following are encoded in one genomic region:
- the SLC22A16 gene encoding solute carrier family 22 member 16: MAPSSERLFDSLGHFGRFQAFVYFASVFQAMSCGIHYLASVFMAVTPNFVCDIPGNVSNVLSYNSSGSSIEDIWTLWTSTENYIVVQLEDGETWELNQCSRSKREVSSALTYEYEGNKSEFSCSDGFLYDHTKWKSTIVTEWDLVCDREWLAKLIQPTFMLGVLIGAVIFGDIADRMGRQRVIWFTSAGQFVFGVAVAFTFDYYSFVVVRFLLAMVSSGYLVVAFVYVTEFVGTKARTWASMHVHAFFAVGVMVVALVGFLVRTWWVYQIFLSITTLPFVLCCWMLPETPFWLLSEERYEDAQKVINIMARWNKVNTPCKISELCSVQQDDLVSGRMGNNNVSSTKKHNILYLFCNWHIARRTITVWLVWFTGSLGYYVFSLSSVNLGGNEYLNLFLIGAVELPSYVIACIGMDKLGRRNTLIPFLLSSALICVLIMFIPQDFNILIILANMAGKFSIGVAFGLIYLYTAELYPTIVRSLAVGSGSMMCRVGSVVAPFCVYLRSVWIFMPLLLVGIMALLSGILTIMLPETLGKPLTNTFVEATEMGRNKENCSGKTPPEKIEMFGQETASTEK; encoded by the exons attCCAAGCATTTGTCTATTTTGCATCTGTCTTTCAAGCTATGTCATGTGGTATCCACTATTTAGCTTCTGTGTTCATGGCTGTTACTCCTAACTTTGTATGTGATATCCCTGGAAATGTGAGTAATGTTCTCTCCTACAACTCCTCTGGATCAAGTATAGAGGATATCTGGACACTATGGACATCAACAGAAAATTACATCGTGGTCCAGCTGGAAGATGGAGAAACTTGGGAACTTAATCAATGTAGCAGGTCCAAACGAGAAGTCAGTTCGGCTCTCACATACGAATATGAAGGCAACAAGTCTGAATTTTCTTGTTCTGATGGATTTCTCTATGATCATACTAAATGGAAGAGCACTATTGTTACAGAGTGGGATTTGGTCTGTGACCGAGAATGGCTTGCAAAATTAATTCAGCCTACATTCATGCTTGGAGTCTTGATTGGAGCAGTGATTTTTGGTGATATTGCTGACAG AATGGGAAGACAACGTGTTATATGGTTCACGAGTGCTGGTCAGTTTGTATTTGGTGTTGCGGTGGCGTTCACATTTGACTACTACAGTTTTGTGGTTGTGCGCTTTCTCCTTGCTATG gTTTCAAGTGGCTATCTGGTTGTGGCTTTTGTTTATGTGACTGAATTTGTTGGCACTAAAGCTCGAACCTGGGCTTCTATGCATGTCCATGCTTTTTTTGCTGTGGGAGTTATGGTTGTGGCACTCGTGGGATTTTTGGTTCGGACCTGGTGGGTCTATCAGATATTTCTCTCCATAACAACTCTTCCCTTTGTCTTGTGCTGCTGGATGCTCCCAGAAACACCTTTTTGGCTACTGTCAGAGGAAAGATACGAAGATGCACAAAAAGTAATTAATATAATGGCAAGATGGAACAAAGTAAACACTCCTTGTAAAATTTCTGAACTCTGCTCAGTCCAACAAGACGATCTAGTCAGTGGCAGAATGGGTAATAATAACGTATCTTCAACGAAGAAGCACAACATCCTCTATCTGTTTTGTAATTGGCACATTGCAAGAAGGACCATTACAGTCTGGCTGGTCTGGTTCACTGGGAGTTTAGGATACTACGTATTCTCCCTGAGTTCGGTCAATCTAGGAGGCAATGAGTATTTAAATCTGTTTCTCATAG GTGCTGTGGAGTTGCCTTCCTATGTCATTGCTTGCATTGGGATGGACAAACTGGGAAGGAGAAACACACTCATTCCGTTCCTTTTATCAAGTGCACTGATTTGTGTTTTAATTATGTTCATACCTCAG GATTTCAATATATTAATTATCTTAGCAAATATGGCTGGAAAATTTTCAATAGGAGTGGCATTTGGCCTTATCTATCTCTACACAGCAGAACTGTATCCAACAATTGTAAG GTCACTTGCTGTTGGAAGTGGGAGCATGATGTGCCGTGTAGGAAGTGTCGTCGCTCCTTTCTGTGTATATCTGAGAAGCGTCTGGATTTTCATGCCACTT TTGCTTGTTGGAATCATGGCTCTTCTGAGTGGAATATTAACAATAATGCTTCCAGAAACTCTTGGAAAACCATTGACTAATACTTTCGTGGAAGCTACAGAAAtgggaagaaacaaagaaaactgttcaGGGAAGACTCCTCCAGAAAAGATAGAGATGTTTGGTCAAGAAACAGCCAGCACTGAGaaataa
- the DDO gene encoding D-aspartate oxidase isoform X2 yields the protein MAAPKVAVVGAGVVGLSTALCVTEAFPACSLAVIADRFTPNPTSDVAAGMLIPHTTPDTAIHVQKQWFKDMFTYLFAISNSAEASEAGIHLVSGWQVFKSTPMEVLPFWSDIVLGFRPMSKAELQKFPQHRCGQAFTTLKCDCPPYLLWLEKRLKAKGVQMYTRKVANLWELHSEYNIVVNCTGIGAHQLVGDQQLFPVRGQVLKVHAPWVKHFVRDGDGLTYIYPGIHNVTLGGTREKESWNLSPDPSTTKAIFDRCCSLEPSLQRAQDIKVRVGLRPSRVCVALHREVLSQGGAKLLVVHNYGHGSGGFSMHRGTAKEAAHLVGKCIAALQGSSLRAKF from the exons ATGGCAGCACCGAAGGTGGCCGTGGTTGGCGCGGGAGTCGTCGGGCTGTCCACGGCACTGTGCGTCACGGAGGCCTTCCCCGCCTGCTCCCTCGCTGTCATTGCAGACCGGTTCACCCCCAACCCGACGAGCGATGTGGCGGCGGGGATGCTCATCCCTCACACCACCCCAG ACACAGCAATCCACGTGCAGAAGCAGTGGTTCAAAGACATGTTTACTTATCTTTTTGCCATCAGTAATTCAGCGGAGGCGTCAGAGGCTGGCATCCACCTCGTGTCTGG ctggcaggtctttaagagCACTCCCATGGAAGTGTTACCGTTCTGGTCTGACATTGTCCTGGGATTTCGACCAATGTCCAAAGCCGAACTCCAGAAATTCCCACAGCACAGATGTGGTCAGGCCTTTACAACACTGAAATGCGACTGCCCACCCTACCTACTATGGCTGGAGAAAAG gtTGAAAGCAAAAGGTGTCCAGATGTATACCAGAAAAGTAGCAAACTTATGGGAGCTGCACAGTGAATATAACATTGTTGTCAACTGCACAGGCATTGGTGCCCACCAGCTTGTGGGGGACCAGCAGCTGTTCCCTGTCAGGGGCCAAGTACTCAAGGTCCATGCTCCTTGGGTGAAACACTTTGTCCGGGACGGGGATGGCTTAACTTACATCTACCCAGGGATACACAACGTAACCCTAGGGGGAACCAGGGAAAAGGAGAGCTGGAACCTCTCCCCTGATCCCAGCACTACCAAAGCCATCTTTGACAGATGCTGTTCCCTTGAGCCCTCACTTCAGCGAGCTCAGGATATAAAGGTGAGGGTGGGCCTGAGGCCGTCCCGAGTGTGTGTGGCACTGCACAGAGAGGTCTTAAGCCAAGGAGGAGCAAAACTCCTGGTGGTCCACAACTATGGGCACGGGTCAGGTGGCTTTTCGATGCACAGGGGCACAGCCAAAGAGGCTGCTCACCTGGTCGGGAAGTGCATTGCTGCCTTGCAAGGCTCATCACTGAGGGCCAAGTTTTGA
- the DDO gene encoding D-aspartate oxidase isoform X3, translating into MHGENHQKKKKNQQWAKQGRAVAVLRRRLPGSPRRCASSGGLCLGTSSSFISGGERRRVAGEQPPPRGWCRAAPRSSPSHSAALRFPGRQHFQTRPGVFPSPGAALLQLPSPAMAAPKVAVVGAGVVGLSTALCVTEAFPACSLAVIADRFTPNPTSDVAAGMLIPHTTPDTAIHVQKQWFKDMFTYLFAISNSAEASEAGIHLVSGWQVFKSTPMEVLPFWSDIVLGFRPMSKAELQKFPQHRCGQAFTTLKCDCPPYLLWLEKRGRCWIKKLLMKTNSITRGRQSDAK; encoded by the exons ATGCATGGAgaaaatcaccaaaaaaaaaaaaaaaatcagcagtgggcgaagcagggcagagctgtggccGTGCTAAGGCGCCGGCTGCCTGGCTCTCCCAGGAGATGTGCCAGCAGCGGCGGCCTttgcctgggcacaagcagctcCTTCATTAGCGGCGGGGAGCGAAGGCGGGTGGCCGGGGAGCAGCCCCCGCCAAGGGGTTggtgccgggcggccccgcgctccTCCCCGTCCCACTCGGCCGCCCTGCGCTTCCCGGGACGGCAACACTTCCAGACACGACCTGGCGTCTTTCCCTCACCAG GCGCCgctctgctgcagctcccctCTCCGGCGATGGCAGCACCGAAGGTGGCCGTGGTTGGCGCGGGAGTCGTCGGGCTGTCCACGGCACTGTGCGTCACGGAGGCCTTCCCCGCCTGCTCCCTCGCTGTCATTGCAGACCGGTTCACCCCCAACCCGACGAGCGATGTGGCGGCGGGGATGCTCATCCCTCACACCACCCCAG ACACAGCAATCCACGTGCAGAAGCAGTGGTTCAAAGACATGTTTACTTATCTTTTTGCCATCAGTAATTCAGCGGAGGCGTCAGAGGCTGGCATCCACCTCGTGTCTGG ctggcaggtctttaagagCACTCCCATGGAAGTGTTACCGTTCTGGTCTGACATTGTCCTGGGATTTCGACCAATGTCCAAAGCCGAACTCCAGAAATTCCCACAGCACAGATGTGGTCAGGCCTTTACAACACTGAAATGCGACTGCCCACCCTACCTACTATGGCTGGAGAAAAG AGGGAGATGTTGGATTAAGAAGTTACTAATGAAAACAAACTCCATCACAAGGGGAAGACAAAGTGATGCTAAATGA
- the DDO gene encoding D-aspartate oxidase isoform X1, whose amino-acid sequence MHGENHQKKKKNQQWAKQGRAVAVLRRRLPGSPRRCASSGGLCLGTSSSFISGGERRRVAGEQPPPRGWCRAAPRSSPSHSAALRFPGRQHFQTRPGVFPSPGAALLQLPSPAMAAPKVAVVGAGVVGLSTALCVTEAFPACSLAVIADRFTPNPTSDVAAGMLIPHTTPDTAIHVQKQWFKDMFTYLFAISNSAEASEAGIHLVSGWQVFKSTPMEVLPFWSDIVLGFRPMSKAELQKFPQHRCGQAFTTLKCDCPPYLLWLEKRLKAKGVQMYTRKVANLWELHSEYNIVVNCTGIGAHQLVGDQQLFPVRGQVLKVHAPWVKHFVRDGDGLTYIYPGIHNVTLGGTREKESWNLSPDPSTTKAIFDRCCSLEPSLQRAQDIKVRVGLRPSRVCVALHREVLSQGGAKLLVVHNYGHGSGGFSMHRGTAKEAAHLVGKCIAALQGSSLRAKF is encoded by the exons ATGCATGGAgaaaatcaccaaaaaaaaaaaaaaaatcagcagtgggcgaagcagggcagagctgtggccGTGCTAAGGCGCCGGCTGCCTGGCTCTCCCAGGAGATGTGCCAGCAGCGGCGGCCTttgcctgggcacaagcagctcCTTCATTAGCGGCGGGGAGCGAAGGCGGGTGGCCGGGGAGCAGCCCCCGCCAAGGGGTTggtgccgggcggccccgcgctccTCCCCGTCCCACTCGGCCGCCCTGCGCTTCCCGGGACGGCAACACTTCCAGACACGACCTGGCGTCTTTCCCTCACCAG GCGCCgctctgctgcagctcccctCTCCGGCGATGGCAGCACCGAAGGTGGCCGTGGTTGGCGCGGGAGTCGTCGGGCTGTCCACGGCACTGTGCGTCACGGAGGCCTTCCCCGCCTGCTCCCTCGCTGTCATTGCAGACCGGTTCACCCCCAACCCGACGAGCGATGTGGCGGCGGGGATGCTCATCCCTCACACCACCCCAG ACACAGCAATCCACGTGCAGAAGCAGTGGTTCAAAGACATGTTTACTTATCTTTTTGCCATCAGTAATTCAGCGGAGGCGTCAGAGGCTGGCATCCACCTCGTGTCTGG ctggcaggtctttaagagCACTCCCATGGAAGTGTTACCGTTCTGGTCTGACATTGTCCTGGGATTTCGACCAATGTCCAAAGCCGAACTCCAGAAATTCCCACAGCACAGATGTGGTCAGGCCTTTACAACACTGAAATGCGACTGCCCACCCTACCTACTATGGCTGGAGAAAAG gtTGAAAGCAAAAGGTGTCCAGATGTATACCAGAAAAGTAGCAAACTTATGGGAGCTGCACAGTGAATATAACATTGTTGTCAACTGCACAGGCATTGGTGCCCACCAGCTTGTGGGGGACCAGCAGCTGTTCCCTGTCAGGGGCCAAGTACTCAAGGTCCATGCTCCTTGGGTGAAACACTTTGTCCGGGACGGGGATGGCTTAACTTACATCTACCCAGGGATACACAACGTAACCCTAGGGGGAACCAGGGAAAAGGAGAGCTGGAACCTCTCCCCTGATCCCAGCACTACCAAAGCCATCTTTGACAGATGCTGTTCCCTTGAGCCCTCACTTCAGCGAGCTCAGGATATAAAGGTGAGGGTGGGCCTGAGGCCGTCCCGAGTGTGTGTGGCACTGCACAGAGAGGTCTTAAGCCAAGGAGGAGCAAAACTCCTGGTGGTCCACAACTATGGGCACGGGTCAGGTGGCTTTTCGATGCACAGGGGCACAGCCAAAGAGGCTGCTCACCTGGTCGGGAAGTGCATTGCTGCCTTGCAAGGCTCATCACTGAGGGCCAAGTTTTGA